The proteins below come from a single Mucilaginibacter mali genomic window:
- a CDS encoding neutral/alkaline non-lysosomal ceramidase N-terminal domain-containing protein, which translates to MNDQFLAGAANVDITPPLGTYINGDFVAHYAQYIHDPLHARATVFQHREMLVAIVVVDICVMPKDFVDRVKAEINRQTGILPANMLISSTHTHAAGSVASVYLGAADLQYMHKLPGLIVKSVLLAKQNLRPAKLAWGSVDVPEHVLCRRYSMHQPYRANNPVSGNADKIKTNPFDGEDLIGEGIAKTDPQVSFLAVKGIDDEWISVVANYSLHYVGDWDNGTISADYFGEFSRQLQAKLKAGDGFVGAMSNGTSGNINIWDFLGEKDYPTGKFEKSKFIGGDIAEKVYQQLQQAEWDSNPSLSVQYTEIELKLRKPTAAELQKAEAVVMESNYEGMKIDNETLARLYAREQVLLNDLPDTLDFPVQAIRIGNGVIGGLAAEMFAETGLWLKEHSSVKDYFTIGLANGNTGYIPPQHEFENGGYETWRSRTSKLETNAEAVVKNELLSLINKLSR; encoded by the coding sequence ATGAATGATCAATTTTTAGCCGGCGCTGCCAATGTGGATATTACCCCGCCACTGGGTACTTATATCAACGGCGATTTTGTGGCCCACTACGCGCAATATATTCACGATCCGCTGCATGCGCGCGCCACTGTGTTTCAACATAGAGAAATGCTGGTGGCCATTGTTGTGGTTGATATCTGCGTAATGCCAAAAGATTTTGTTGACCGGGTGAAAGCTGAGATCAACAGGCAAACAGGCATCCTACCGGCCAATATGCTCATCTCCAGCACGCACACCCACGCGGCGGGTTCGGTGGCTTCGGTTTATCTGGGCGCTGCCGACCTGCAGTATATGCACAAACTGCCCGGCCTGATCGTTAAATCAGTACTGCTGGCTAAACAAAACCTGCGCCCGGCAAAATTGGCCTGGGGTAGTGTTGATGTTCCCGAACATGTGCTGTGCCGCCGTTACAGCATGCACCAGCCTTATAGGGCCAATAACCCCGTTAGCGGCAATGCTGATAAAATAAAAACCAACCCGTTCGACGGTGAAGACCTGATTGGCGAGGGCATTGCCAAAACCGATCCGCAGGTATCGTTTTTAGCCGTGAAGGGCATCGATGATGAATGGATCAGCGTAGTGGCTAATTACTCGCTGCATTATGTGGGCGATTGGGATAATGGTACCATCTCTGCCGACTACTTCGGTGAGTTTTCGCGCCAGCTGCAAGCCAAACTTAAGGCCGGCGACGGTTTTGTTGGCGCCATGAGCAACGGCACCAGCGGTAATATCAATATCTGGGATTTTTTAGGGGAAAAGGATTACCCCACCGGCAAATTCGAAAAAAGTAAGTTCATCGGCGGCGATATCGCTGAAAAGGTATATCAGCAATTGCAGCAAGCGGAATGGGATAGCAACCCATCTTTATCGGTGCAATACACGGAGATAGAACTTAAACTTCGCAAACCAACAGCTGCCGAACTGCAAAAAGCCGAAGCCGTAGTAATGGAAAGCAATTACGAGGGAATGAAGATCGATAACGAAACATTAGCCCGTTTGTATGCGCGTGAACAGGTTTTACTTAACGACCTGCCCGATACCCTGGATTTCCCGGTGCAGGCTATCCGGATAGGCAATGGTGTTATTGGTGGCCTTGCTGCCGAAATGTTTGCCGAGACTGGATTATGGCTCAAAGAACATTCGTCAGTGAAGGATTATTTTACCATCGGCCTGGCCAATGGCAATACCGGCTATATCCCGCCCCAGCATGAGTTTGAGAACGGCGGGTACGAAACCTGGCGCAGCCGTACCAGCAAGCTGGAAACAAATGCGGAAGCGGTGGTAAAAAATGAATTGTTATCGCTGATAAATAAATTAAGTAGGTAG